A stretch of Henckelia pumila isolate YLH828 chromosome 4, ASM3356847v2, whole genome shotgun sequence DNA encodes these proteins:
- the LOC140864484 gene encoding uncharacterized protein: MDVEVDHYVVLSLPSGEEGARLSEQEINKAYRSKARELHPDKRRDDPNAHANFLKLQTSYEVLKDEKARKLFDDLLRVKREKLHRQRQHDSKRQKMMSDLEERERSFFAADPSLEAQKEEQRISQKLKEEINRIRSMHSKKKMASGTSPFKKDAPSGGKEDSKEGGSDGLDKDKVLKVSWERIGEEYTSQRLREIFEKFGVVEDVVIKSSKKKGSALVVMASKDCAVAATGNVLGDLSNPLLVLPLQTASTPSGFSAERNEPGSPKLSNLVGAGYQAFEESVLDKLMKKAAQRPK, translated from the exons ATGGATGTTGAAGTTGACCATTATGTTGTTTTGAGCCTACCATCTGGTGAAGAAGGTGCCAGACTTTCAGAGCAAGAAATTAACAAGGCTTATCGATCGAAGGCCAGGGAGTTGCACCCAGACAAGAGGCGTGATGATCCCAACGCACATGCTAATTTCCTAAAGCTTCAAACCTCTTACGAGGTTCTGAAGGATGAAAAGGCTAGGAAGTTATTTGATGATCTACTTCGAGTGAAGCGAGAGAAGCTTCATCGCCAGAGACAACATGATTCTAAGCGCCAAAAGATGATGTCTGATCttgaagagagagagagatctTTTTTCGCTGCTGACCCCAGCTTAGAAGCTCAAAAAGAGGAACAGAGAATTTCTCAAAAACTGAAGGAAGAGATCAATAGAATTCGTAGTAtgcattcaaaaaaaaaaatggcatCTGGTACATCACCTTTCAAGAAAGATGCACCATCAGGGGGAAAGGAGGATAGCAAGGAAGGTGGAAGCGATGGATTGGATAAAGATAAAGTGCTTAAAGTTTCATGGGAGAGGATTGGTGAAGAATATACATCGCAAAGACTTCGCGAAATTTTTGAGAAGTTCGGTGTTGTTGAAGATGTAGTCATTAAGAGTTCAAAGAAGAAAGGATCAGCGCTTGTTGTAATGGCCTCTAAGGATTGCGCT GTTGCTGCAACTGGAAATGTATTGGGTGATCTTTCCAACCCTCTACTGGTTTTACCTCTTCAAACAGCTTCAACGCCATCTGGTTTCAGTGCCGAGAGAAACGAGCCCGGTAGTCCAAAATTGAGCAATCTTGTTGGTGCTGGATATCAGGCGTTTGAAGAATCGGTGCTGGATAAATTGATGAAAAAG GCTGCTCAAAGGCCAAAATGA
- the LOC140863006 gene encoding probable protein phosphatase 2C 60 translates to MLSGLMKLFRACFLPSADRNIHDGGGCRDGLLWYKDSGSHFNGEFSMAVVQANNLLEDQSQLESGCLSLNNSGPYGTFVGVYDGHGGPETSRFINDQLFHHIKRFAAEHQSMSVEVIKKAIQATEDGFFSVVSRQWPMKPQIAAVGSCCLVGIICSGTLYVANLGDSRAVLGRLVKSTGEVLAVQLSAEHNASIDSVRQELKYQHPEDSQIVVLKHNVWRVKGLIQITRSIGDVYLKNAEFNREPLYQKFRLREPFGKPILSSEPSISVHQLLPHDQFIIFASDGLWEHLTNQEAVDLVQNNPRNGIARRLVKTALLEAAKKREMRYSDLKRIDRGIRRHFHDDITVVVVFIESHLVSRASSGQSSSISVKGGGVTLPTSSLAPFSTPSETVAT, encoded by the exons ATGTTATCAGGTTTAATGAAGTTATTTCGAGCCTGCTTCCTGCCAAGTGCGGATCGAAATATTCACGACGGCGGTGGTTGTCGAGATGGGCTGTTATGGTATAAGGACTCTGGATCACATTTCAATGGAGAGTTTTCTATGGCCGTTGTTCAAGCTAATAATTTGCTAGAGGATCAGAGCCAACTTGAATCTGGTTGTCTGAGCTTGAATAATTCGGGGCCGTATGGAACTTTTGTTGGGGTTTATGATGGACATGGCGGTCCTGAGACGTCTCGGTTCATCAACGATCAGCTCTTCCACCATATAAAGA GATTTGCTGCGGAGCACCAATCTATGTCTGTGGAGGTTATCAAGAAAGCAATTCAAGCAACAGAAGATGGGTTTTTCTCGGTTGTCAGCAGACAGTGGCCTATGAAACCACAGATTGCAGCAGTTGGCTCATGCTGCCTTGTCGGAATAATCTGCAGTGGAACTCTTTATGTTGCCAATCTTGGCGATTCTCGTGCTGTTTTAGGGAGGCTCGTCAAGTCTACCGGTGAAGTACTCGCTGTTCAACTCTCGGCAGAGCATAACGCGAGTATCGATTCTGTGAGGCAGGAGCTAAAATATCAGCACCCCGAGGACTCGCAAATTGTAGTCCTAAAGCATAATGTGTGGCGTGTAAAGGGTCTTATACAG ATCACGAGATCAATCGGAGACGTGTATCTGAAAAATGCTGAGTTCAACAGGGAGCCTCTGTATCAAAAATTTCGACTACGCGAACCTTTCGGAAAACCAATTTTGAGCTCAGAACCATCAATTTCCGTGCACCAGTTGCTGCCACACGATCAATTCATTATATTTGCATCTGATGGCCTTTGGGAGCATCTTACCAACCAAGAAGCAGTTGATCTAGTCCAAAATAATCCACGCAAT GGGATTGCTAGGAGATTAGTGAAAACAGCATTACTAGAGGCAGCAAAGAAGAGGGAGATGAGGTACTCAGACTTGAAGAGAATCGACCGTGGAATTCGTCGCCACTTCCACGATGATATCACtgtcgtggtggtgttcatcgagtCACATCTTGTGAGCAGGGCAAGCTCGGGTCAGAGTTCCAGCATATCTGTGAAAGGTGGTGGCGTTACTCTCCCCACCAGTAGCCTGGCTCCTTTCTCCACGCCCTCTGAAACTGTAGCCACTTGA